The following proteins are encoded in a genomic region of Amphiura filiformis chromosome 11, Afil_fr2py, whole genome shotgun sequence:
- the LOC140163972 gene encoding L-amino-acid oxidase-like: MKTSEVKENPDALGFDTHSTEKGKTSDELISEAMKMIIDDCYKCGEMDVDCLTHYDHYNYQEYLLEVGRLSGGAISMVGAVAEEELFYIGVSNVAYFPAYNNSYYEISGGMDLLPRAFIPILQDDIVYNARVNHIEHGNGSVVAHYRSSETDVQITGDYLVTTATATSTDFIKFTPPLSSDKRKAFRNIHYVGCTKIALVFERPFWEDEGIHGGSSKTDLLSGDIYYPSHECESGLGVLIASYTTADQSNKFLGLTDAECIYQALDDLAQVHGDHIKELYVEGVVKRWSLDPFSVGAYAALTPYQLTDFLVSIVRPTNELFFAGDHTNYPNGWINTAIKSAIEAVNCISARQCYPNHGQVTNGDINK, from the exons ATGAAGACTTCCGAGGTAAAGGAGAATCCAGATGCATTGGGTTTCGACACACATTCAACAGAAAAGGGAAAAACATCTGATGAATTGATCTCTGAAGCAATGAAAATG ATTATCGATGATTGTTACAAATGTGGCGAAATGGATGTGGATTGTTTAACGCACTATGATCATTACAATTATCAG GAATACTTACTTGAGGTAGGACGCCTCTCGGGAGGAGCGATTTCAATGGTTGGTGCAGTCGCCGAAGAAGAATTATTTTACATTGGAGTCTCAAATGTTGCATACTTTCCAGCATACAATAACTC GTATTATGAGATTTCCGGAGGCATGGATCTGCTTCCCCGAGCTTTTATACCGATACTGCAAGATGACATTGTTTATAACGCCAGGGTGAATCACATAGAGCACGGTAATGGTTCCGTGGTTGCGCATTATCGCTCTTCGGAAACAGACGTCCAAATTACAGGCGATTACCTTGTTACCACAGCGACCGCTACGTCAACTGACTTCATCAAATTCACACCTCCACTAAGTTCGGATAAACGCAAAGCATTCCGCAATATTCATTACGTCGGATGTACAAAGATTGCTCTTGTATTTGAAAGACCATTTTGGGAAGACGAAGGTATACACGGAGGAAGTTCAAAAACTGATCTTTTGTCGGGAGATATATACTATCCAAGTCACGAGTGTGAATCCGGTCTAGGGGTGCTCATAGCTTCATACACAACAGCAGATCAATCGAATAAGTTCCTTGGCCTCACTGATGCTGAATGTATATATCAGGCTCTTGATGATCTGGCACAAGTTCATGGGGATCACATCAAAGAACTTTACGTAGAAGGAGTGGTTAAACGATGGAGCCTGGATCCTTTCAGCGTTGGAGCTTATGCCGCTCTCACACCGTATCAGTTGACAGATTTCCTAGTGTCAATCGTGCGTCCAACTAACGAGTTATTCTTTGCCGGAGACCATACGAATTATCCTAATGGCTGGATAAATACAGCGATTAAATCTGCGATAGAGGCTGTGAATTGCATCAGTGCCAGACAGTGTTATCCAAACCATGGACAGGTTACGAAtggtgatataaataaataa